A single Gasterosteus aculeatus chromosome 2, fGasAcu3.hap1.1, whole genome shotgun sequence DNA region contains:
- the trappc6b gene encoding trafficking protein particle complex subunit 6b, whose amino-acid sequence MADEAPFQFLHNEVLQYIYKSAENGETDNGRNIAKLENMGFRVGQGLMERLTKDTARFKDELDIMKFVCKDFWTCVFKKQIDNLRTNHQGIYVLQDNKFRLLSQLSAGKQYLEQAPKYLAFTCGLVRGALSNLGVKSIVTAEVSVMPACKFQIMIQKM is encoded by the exons ATGGCCGACGAAGCTCCTTTCCAGTTTTTACATAACGAAGTCCTTCAGTACATTTACAAGTCCGCGGAAAACGGAGAAACG GACAATGGCCGAAATATCGCCAAGTTGGAGAACATGGGCTTCAGAGTGGGCCAAGGGCTGATGGAGAG ACTTACAAAGGACACAGCACGGTTCAAAGATGAGCTGGACATCATGAAGTTTGTCTGCAAAGACTTCTGGACCTGCGTGTTCAAGAAGCAGATTGACAACCTTCGGACCAACCACCAG GGCATCTATGTCCTCCAGGACAACAAGTTTCGATTACTGAGTCAACTGTCGGCTGGAAAGCAGTACTTGGAACAGGCCCCGAAG TATCTGGCCTTCACCTGTGGTCTGGTGAGAGGAGCTCTGTCCAACCTGGGAGTGAAGAGTATTGTGACCGCCGAGGTGTCCGTCATGCCTGCTT GTAAATTCCAGATCATGATCCAGAAGATGTGA
- the LOC120829212 gene encoding putative beta-lactamase-like 1 isoform X2, translating into MKVKRTTLGMVVFFLLSVVMTCCFIWQYRMPKLNTVVGKQEAVEEMCPLYPEPVPLVHPIPSLKVALEGIDLLLRSSIHNIKLPAISAIVVLNDSVLWNGNFGKKNISDPSSSAPNEYTVYRIASLSKIFPTLMLYKLWEDGLVDSLDDPLDKYAENFTIKDPLWKGGGPASSSVRTLSSHSPGLTLRRMASQLSGLPRRLRSTNLLWSGDTEAALNLLQDDVLVADPGTKCHYSNVAFSLLANILARRVNSSDFESWVSDNILERLSMEDTGFNLNPAIQRQMAVGVYNNGKPAPLYNLGWYRPAGQMYSTAADMAKLMMALLGGYGGTLLRQDTLNTMLTPLFRCHSGYFANSTGTPWEINEQFGYDVVRKDGDLDGYAATLSLVPRLKLGLVVLMAGVRPADQDLVSRAYSYLIPAMESAFRNARRTLRPPPNPAPYVGFFTYRNMTFYEIKVDSDAVLVMQQFGPQVDSGVPSKYRTIRLDYLQDRVFRVVFESPYPCKLKVNSASVSLEAQDRQLFNFYLFNKNGVSPGFDSPGLNTYTVTRIAGRPYFTS; encoded by the exons ATGAAAGTGAAAAGGACCACGCTGGGCATGGTTGTCTTCTTTCTGCTCTCTGTGGTCATGACTTGCTGCTTCATATGGCAGTATAGGATGCCAAAGCTGAACACAG TGGTTGGAAAACAAGAGGCAGTAGAGGAGATGTGCCCTCTCTATCCTGAGCCTGTCCCCCTGGTACATCCCATCCCATCACTGAAAGTGGCCTTAGAAGGG ATAGATCTACTCCTGAGGTCAAGCATTCACAACATCAAGCTACCAGCAATATCAGCAATTGTGGTTTTAAATGACTCTGTTTTGTGGAACGGCAACTTTGGCAAGAAGAACATAAGTGACCCCTCTTCATCTGCACCCAATGAGTACACAGTGTACAG AATTGCAAGCCTCTCTAAAATATTCCCGACACTGATGCTGTACAAACTGTGGGAGGACGGCCTGGTGGACTCTCTCGACGACCCTTTGGACAAATACGCAGAAAACTTCACCATTAAGGACCCTCTTTGGAAAGGTGGGGGGCCAGCATCCTCATCAGTCAGGACCCTCAGCAGCCACTCTCCTGGACTCACCCTCCGCAGGATGGCCAGCCAGCTCTCTG GTTTACCCAGAAGATTAAGATCAACTAATCTTCTTTGGAGTGGAGACACAGAAGCAGCCCTTAACTTGTTACAGGATGATGTTCTTGTGGCCGATCCAGGTACCAA ATGCCACTACAGTAATGTTGCTTTTTCCTTATTGGCCAATATCCTGGCCAGGAGGGTGAACAGCTCAGACTTCGAGAGTTGGGTGTCAGACAACATTCTCGAGCGTCTCAGCATGGAGGACACTGGTTTCAACTTAAATCCTGCCATTCAGAGGCAGATGGCTGTCGGTGTGTACAACAATGGCAAGCCCGCTCCCCTCTACAACCTTGGCTGGTACCGACCTGCAGGCCAGATGTATTCCACAGCAGCGGACATGGCCAAGCTCATGATGGCTCTTCTGGGTGGATATGGCGGGACCCTGCTCCGCCAGGACACCCTGAACACGATGCTGACCCCGCTCTTTCGATGCCACAGCGGCTACTTTGCCAACTCCACCGGAACACCTTGGGAGATCAACGAGCAGTTTGGCTATGATGTGGTGAGGAAGGATGGAGACCTGGATGGTTATGCTGCCACCCTTTCCTTGGTGCCACGGCTCAAGCTAGGATTGGTGGTCCTGATGGCTGGGGTTCGGCCTGCAGACCAGGACCTTGTGAGCCGGGCATACAGCTATCTCATCCCCGCAATGGAAAGCGCTTTCAGAAATGCTCGACGAACTCTCAGACCGCCACCCAACCCAGCTCCATATGTGGGTTTTTTCACGTACAGGAATATGACCTTCTATGAGATTAAGGTGGATTCAGACGCAGTGCTGGTCATGCAGCAGTTTGGACCACAGGTGGACTCAGGTGTCCCCTCCAAGTACCGAACTATTCGACTGGATTACCTACAGGACAGAGTGTTCAGGGTGGTGTTTGAGAGCCCATACCCTTGCAAGCTAAAGGTTAACAGTGCTTCTGTCTCCCTGGAGGCACAGGACAGACAGCTCTTCAACTTTTACCTCTTTAACAAGAACGGTGTGTCGCCAGGGTTTGATTCCCCGGGACTCAACACTTACACGGTCACTAGGATAGCTGGCAGACCATACTTCACTTCATGA
- the LOC120829212 gene encoding putative beta-lactamase-like 1 isoform X1 codes for MKVKRTTLGMVVFFLLSVVMTCCFIWQYRMPKLNTEVVGKQEAVEEMCPLYPEPVPLVHPIPSLKVALEGIDLLLRSSIHNIKLPAISAIVVLNDSVLWNGNFGKKNISDPSSSAPNEYTVYRIASLSKIFPTLMLYKLWEDGLVDSLDDPLDKYAENFTIKDPLWKGGGPASSSVRTLSSHSPGLTLRRMASQLSGLPRRLRSTNLLWSGDTEAALNLLQDDVLVADPGTKCHYSNVAFSLLANILARRVNSSDFESWVSDNILERLSMEDTGFNLNPAIQRQMAVGVYNNGKPAPLYNLGWYRPAGQMYSTAADMAKLMMALLGGYGGTLLRQDTLNTMLTPLFRCHSGYFANSTGTPWEINEQFGYDVVRKDGDLDGYAATLSLVPRLKLGLVVLMAGVRPADQDLVSRAYSYLIPAMESAFRNARRTLRPPPNPAPYVGFFTYRNMTFYEIKVDSDAVLVMQQFGPQVDSGVPSKYRTIRLDYLQDRVFRVVFESPYPCKLKVNSASVSLEAQDRQLFNFYLFNKNGVSPGFDSPGLNTYTVTRIAGRPYFTS; via the exons ATGAAAGTGAAAAGGACCACGCTGGGCATGGTTGTCTTCTTTCTGCTCTCTGTGGTCATGACTTGCTGCTTCATATGGCAGTATAGGATGCCAAAGCTGAACACAG AAGTGGTTGGAAAACAAGAGGCAGTAGAGGAGATGTGCCCTCTCTATCCTGAGCCTGTCCCCCTGGTACATCCCATCCCATCACTGAAAGTGGCCTTAGAAGGG ATAGATCTACTCCTGAGGTCAAGCATTCACAACATCAAGCTACCAGCAATATCAGCAATTGTGGTTTTAAATGACTCTGTTTTGTGGAACGGCAACTTTGGCAAGAAGAACATAAGTGACCCCTCTTCATCTGCACCCAATGAGTACACAGTGTACAG AATTGCAAGCCTCTCTAAAATATTCCCGACACTGATGCTGTACAAACTGTGGGAGGACGGCCTGGTGGACTCTCTCGACGACCCTTTGGACAAATACGCAGAAAACTTCACCATTAAGGACCCTCTTTGGAAAGGTGGGGGGCCAGCATCCTCATCAGTCAGGACCCTCAGCAGCCACTCTCCTGGACTCACCCTCCGCAGGATGGCCAGCCAGCTCTCTG GTTTACCCAGAAGATTAAGATCAACTAATCTTCTTTGGAGTGGAGACACAGAAGCAGCCCTTAACTTGTTACAGGATGATGTTCTTGTGGCCGATCCAGGTACCAA ATGCCACTACAGTAATGTTGCTTTTTCCTTATTGGCCAATATCCTGGCCAGGAGGGTGAACAGCTCAGACTTCGAGAGTTGGGTGTCAGACAACATTCTCGAGCGTCTCAGCATGGAGGACACTGGTTTCAACTTAAATCCTGCCATTCAGAGGCAGATGGCTGTCGGTGTGTACAACAATGGCAAGCCCGCTCCCCTCTACAACCTTGGCTGGTACCGACCTGCAGGCCAGATGTATTCCACAGCAGCGGACATGGCCAAGCTCATGATGGCTCTTCTGGGTGGATATGGCGGGACCCTGCTCCGCCAGGACACCCTGAACACGATGCTGACCCCGCTCTTTCGATGCCACAGCGGCTACTTTGCCAACTCCACCGGAACACCTTGGGAGATCAACGAGCAGTTTGGCTATGATGTGGTGAGGAAGGATGGAGACCTGGATGGTTATGCTGCCACCCTTTCCTTGGTGCCACGGCTCAAGCTAGGATTGGTGGTCCTGATGGCTGGGGTTCGGCCTGCAGACCAGGACCTTGTGAGCCGGGCATACAGCTATCTCATCCCCGCAATGGAAAGCGCTTTCAGAAATGCTCGACGAACTCTCAGACCGCCACCCAACCCAGCTCCATATGTGGGTTTTTTCACGTACAGGAATATGACCTTCTATGAGATTAAGGTGGATTCAGACGCAGTGCTGGTCATGCAGCAGTTTGGACCACAGGTGGACTCAGGTGTCCCCTCCAAGTACCGAACTATTCGACTGGATTACCTACAGGACAGAGTGTTCAGGGTGGTGTTTGAGAGCCCATACCCTTGCAAGCTAAAGGTTAACAGTGCTTCTGTCTCCCTGGAGGCACAGGACAGACAGCTCTTCAACTTTTACCTCTTTAACAAGAACGGTGTGTCGCCAGGGTTTGATTCCCCGGGACTCAACACTTACACGGTCACTAGGATAGCTGGCAGACCATACTTCACTTCATGA